One Methanobacterium sp. genomic region harbors:
- the upp gene encoding uracil phosphoribosyltransferase: MLKVVDHAVVQKNLTRIRDKNIDRVHFREGIIEIGRLMGYKYANTLEKKPVTVDTPLGTAEGIEIDAMKNIVVVSILRAAIPLVEGISHVFKEAEYGVIGAWRSEEPPFNAKIEYIKLPDLKNKIIIVADPMLATGHTLNAILSEIKKKGTPKKIVIFNVISAEHGIEKIFKNHPEVEIYTCSVDEKLNKDGYIVPGLGDVGDLCFGKPCL; the protein is encoded by the coding sequence ATGTTAAAAGTAGTTGACCATGCAGTTGTACAGAAAAATCTCACCAGAATAAGGGACAAAAATATAGACCGAGTCCATTTCAGGGAGGGAATTATTGAAATTGGAAGGTTGATGGGATATAAGTATGCAAATACCCTGGAAAAGAAACCTGTAACTGTAGATACGCCTCTTGGAACTGCAGAAGGGATTGAAATCGATGCCATGAAAAATATCGTGGTGGTAAGCATTTTAAGGGCTGCAATTCCTCTGGTTGAAGGAATATCACACGTTTTCAAAGAGGCAGAATATGGGGTTATCGGCGCCTGGAGAAGTGAAGAACCTCCATTTAATGCAAAAATAGAATATATTAAACTGCCAGATTTAAAAAATAAGATCATTATAGTTGCAGACCCTATGCTTGCAACAGGCCACACCTTAAACGCTATTTTAAGTGAAATTAAAAAGAAGGGCACACCTAAAAAGATTGTAATTTTTAATGTCATTTCTGCAGAGCATGGAATAGAAAAAATATTTAAAAACCATCCTGAAGTTGAAATTTACACCTGTTCCGTTGATGAAAAACTCAACAAAGATGGTTATATTGTTCCTGGTCTTGGAGACGTTGGAGATCTGTGTTTTGGGAAGCCGTGTTTATAA
- a CDS encoding tetratricopeptide repeat protein has product MKKAYELFNQGKYQEALDCYDNILEKDPEYPEAWFQKSFVLGELGKHKESLEANDKLLELVPNFFGAEVQKCHILLNLGRYHDALECSKKTMKSFDRLLKEDSEFTGAFDKVREKDPKRAGVLDNILKKDSKINDMVSNRGKIPGRLEIYHEMIELYDMILEHEPKDVDAWYIKGLILEKLGKYEEALKAYDNALEMDPKHVKTWQGKGYVLIELGKYQDALDCYNMVLESDFQNVNAWYRKGFILGELGKYQEAIECYDNALGIDPNYVIAWFNKGYTLKKLGKHQDAIKSYDKTLELDPKDDAAWFFKGDALKNLGRYQEALECFDKVLKIDPKHVDAWYNKGNTLEALARYYDAIKSYNMALKLDPTYSNVWVNKGIVFKDLGKYHEEIKCYDNALEVDSGNIYAWYNKGNAFGKLHKYSEAIESFDKVLEINSNNDEAWYLKGFSLEELGRHEEAVECYDKALQIDPNKAEAWYLKGFSLEEIGRHEEALESYNKALEIDPDHENAKIAKEKILSSES; this is encoded by the coding sequence ATTAAAAAAGCTTATGAACTATTTAATCAGGGTAAATATCAAGAAGCGTTAGATTGTTATGATAATATTTTAGAAAAAGACCCAGAGTATCCTGAAGCATGGTTTCAAAAAAGTTTCGTTTTGGGAGAACTTGGAAAACATAAAGAATCTTTAGAAGCTAATGATAAGCTTTTAGAACTGGTTCCCAACTTTTTTGGTGCAGAAGTTCAGAAGTGCCACATTTTACTTAATCTTGGTAGGTATCATGATGCGTTGGAATGTTCAAAGAAGACTATGAAAAGTTTTGATAGGCTTTTAAAAGAAGATTCAGAATTTACTGGTGCATTTGATAAAGTTCGAGAAAAAGATCCAAAACGCGCTGGTGTATTGGATAATATTCTTAAAAAAGATTCAAAAATTAATGATATGGTGAGTAACAGAGGAAAAATCCCTGGAAGACTTGAAATATATCATGAAATGATAGAATTATATGATATGATTTTAGAACATGAACCAAAAGATGTAGATGCATGGTATATTAAAGGTTTAATTCTTGAAAAACTTGGAAAATATGAAGAAGCTTTAAAAGCTTATGATAATGCTTTAGAAATGGATCCAAAACATGTAAAAACATGGCAGGGCAAAGGTTATGTATTGATAGAACTTGGTAAATATCAGGATGCATTAGATTGTTATAATATGGTTTTAGAATCAGATTTCCAAAATGTTAATGCATGGTATCGTAAGGGCTTTATTTTAGGAGAACTTGGTAAATATCAAGAAGCAATTGAATGCTATGATAATGCGTTAGGAATAGATCCAAATTATGTTATTGCATGGTTTAATAAGGGATACACACTAAAAAAACTTGGGAAACATCAAGACGCTATAAAATCTTATGATAAAACTTTAGAACTGGATCCAAAAGACGATGCGGCATGGTTTTTCAAGGGTGATGCGTTGAAAAATCTTGGGAGATATCAGGAAGCTTTGGAATGTTTTGATAAGGTTCTGAAAATAGATCCGAAGCATGTTGATGCATGGTATAACAAAGGGAATACTCTTGAAGCACTTGCAAGATATTATGATGCTATAAAATCTTATAATATGGCCTTAAAATTAGATCCAACATATTCTAATGTATGGGTTAATAAAGGTATTGTCTTTAAAGATCTTGGAAAATATCATGAGGAAATAAAGTGTTATGATAATGCTTTAGAGGTTGATTCAGGGAATATTTATGCATGGTATAACAAAGGAAATGCATTTGGAAAGCTTCATAAGTATTCTGAAGCAATAGAAAGTTTTGATAAAGTTTTAGAAATAAATTCAAATAATGATGAAGCATGGTATCTTAAAGGTTTTAGTCTTGAAGAGCTTGGAAGACATGAAGAAGCAGTGGAATGTTATGATAAAGCTTTGCAGATAGATCCAAATAAAGCTGAAGCATGGTATCTTAAAGGTTTTAGTCTTGAAGAGATTGGAAGACATGAAGAAGCGTTAGAGAGCTATAATAAAGCTTTAGAAATCGATCCGGATCACGAAAATGCCAAAATAGCGAAAGAAAAGATTTTGTCTTCTGAATCTTAA